ATATTGAACACCGAATGTTAAATTTCGAAGTTTTACTATTGACCAATGACTATTGACTTTCTGCAATACAAACCACAAATTTTATTTTACTTTAATAACAAGTAGAGGAAGTGTCTTTTTAGTGCCGTCAGTATTTTTAATAATCAAATCATCAAAATAGAGTTTTGTTTCGGCTGGTACAATTGCAAGTTTTTCTTTCATTTTTTTTGTGATAATATCCGAATTACTTTCAAACATTCGCAATGTATCAAGATAAACAAAGCAAAGCGAAAAGCTTATAATTTTCTGTCCGGTAGTTGTTCCAAGTTTTTCCTGGGCAAGAATATCTTTTAAAGAAAGTTCTCCTTTTGTAAGACCCGCTAATGTTGCTTTTGGTATATCCTGATTATTTTGTGAATAACAAAATGACTTAAAGAATATAAAAAATATTATAACTAAAATTTGTTTTTTCATTTCATAAATCTCCTTCTGAATTTTATAAGTTTTCTGTTTGCAGCATTGCGTTAAAGTGTGCCTGTGCAATTTTATCGCGCCATTGTTCATCAAGTAATTTCAAACATTCATTTTTATTTGTATAAAATCCTGTTTCGGTGAGAATTGCCGGCATCGAAGTATATTCAATGACATAAAAATCGGCGGTTTTAACACCACGGTTTTTCCATCCCAATGTTTCAATAAGATTATTCTGAAATGTGCTTGCAAGAATTTTCCCTTTGGAACTAGAAGCAAAATAATATGTTTCTACTCCGCTTGCTGTTCCCCATGTATTGCCGTTTCCCTGAGCATTGCTGTGAATTGAAACAAATAATTTCGGAATACTGCTTACAAGTTTATTGGCACGTTTAACTCTTTCAGTTAAGGAAACATCAATATCAACTTCGGGAACAATAATATTATAATAAATGCCGGCATCTTTACATTTTTCACTTATTCGTTTTACTATATCCCTGTTTAATTCATATTCAAATAATTGTTTTCCATCATCAAGTTTAGGAGAACGTTTACCAGGTGTAGTTTTGCCATGACCGTTGTCAAGGAGCCATAGATATTTTTTTGCCATAAGCTTTTTATTTTAAAATTAGTTTATTAGAATATCCCTGTCAGGGTTTAAGCTACAAATATAATAGTTTTCTTGCAGGCACTAATTAATTATTTAATCACTATTGTCCGATAAAAATAATTTAATTCATGTTATAATGTCCTGTTTTCAATGCATTGGTATAATGTCGCCACCTACGGGGCTTACTTTTCTGACTTGTTTTATTTCTACCAAAATGTCGCCTCTAACGAGGCTAAAAAAGTACCGTAGGCACGAAATTATATAATGCAAACAAAATTTAACCGGACAATAGTGTTATTTAATATATTTTGTAATGCTTAGAATCTATTGTTTAAAGAGTTTATAGTTTATTCAACATAGGAAAATACCTTAGCAATTTTGTTTATATTAAAGAGAACAAAATTGAAAGAATCTGCTTTTATTTTAAACCACAAACAACAAACATTTTAAACAACAAACTTATTATTTATTTTATTTGACAAAAATTCTTTCGGATTTTTTTCGGCAATTTGAATAAAGTTTCTGTCGCTTATGAAAGCTCTTAAATTCACAACAAGATTTCTTTCTGTTGATTTTTGTTCAACCAGAAAATAATCGGTTCCAAAAAGAATTCTTTCTCTTAATTTCTTT
This portion of the Bacteroidales bacterium genome encodes:
- a CDS encoding N-acetylmuramoyl-L-alanine amidase, producing the protein MAKKYLWLLDNGHGKTTPGKRSPKLDDGKQLFEYELNRDIVKRISEKCKDAGIYYNIIVPEVDIDVSLTERVKRANKLVSSIPKLFVSIHSNAQGNGNTWGTASGVETYYFASSSKGKILASTFQNNLIETLGWKNRGVKTADFYVIEYTSMPAILTETGFYTNKNECLKLLDEQWRDKIAQAHFNAMLQTENL